GCATGTGCACGTGGTGCACATCGACGAGCGCCGGGACGCGCTGAAGCCCGAGGTGGTGGAGGCGGTGACGCGTGCGGGCGGAGTCTTCTTCAGCGGAGGAGACCAGAACCGGATTTCGCAGCGGCTGGTGGACACGCCGGTGCTGAACGCACTGCGGGAGCTGATGGCGCGGGGTGGCGTGGTGGCGGGGACGAGCGCGGGAGCGGCGTGCCAGAGCGAGGTGATGTTCGTGGGGGAGGGAGACGAGACGGTGCTGCGGGCGTCGAACATCGTGACGACGCGAGGCATCGGCTTGCTACCGGGGACGATCGTGGACTCGCACTTCATGGCGAGGAAGCGTCAGGGGCGGCTGGTGAACCTGGTGGCGGAGCACCCGGAGCTGCTGGGAGTGGGAATCGACGAGGCGACGGCGGCGTGGGTGAAGCCGGACGGGACGCTGGAGGTGGTGGGGGAGGGGTGGGTGGTGCTCTACGACGCCACGATGGCGCGGGTGAAGCGCACGGCGGACCACCGGATGTCGGTATCAGGACTGGTGCAGCACGTGCTGATGGACGGACAGTGCTTCAACCTCCAGCAGCGGACGCTGGCGGAAGCCGAGGAGGAGCTCCCCCTCCCCGCGGTGAGCCGCTGAAGCAGCGGTGAGCCGCTGAATCCAGTTCCCCAAGGAGCCCATATCCCCTCTCCCCTCGGGAGAGGGACGGGGTGAGGGTATCGAGACCCTGGGGTTGCCACGGAAAGCGAGCCCCCGTCATCCCACCGTGGCGGCTCCCTCTGGGAGAGGGCTGGGGTGAGGGTCTTCCCGGGACTGTTCCCCGGAGAGCCGCTCGAGCAGAAGCAACTCATCGAGCAGCAGCCGAGGCATGAGGAAGTGATGGCGGACGCGTTCGCGGCCGCTCTCGCCGAGGAGGCGGGCGGCCTGCGGATGGCGCAGGAGGTGGAGCAGGGATTCGGCGCACTCCTCGACACTGTCCACGAGAATCCCGCCGGTGCCTGGAGGCATCTGCATGGGGATGCCGCCGACGCGTCCAGCGACGACGGGAGTGCCCTTCCACAGCGCCTCGGAGACGACGAGCCCGAAGCCCTCGCGCAGGGACTTCTGGATGACGACGTCGGAGAGGGACTGGAAGGCATTGACCTCGACATTGCCCACGCCGACGAGGTTGGTGAAGACGTGGATGAGGGGATCTCCAGCGGTCTCGGCGCGGACCTTCTCGTAGATGTCCCAGGCCTCGGGGTCATCGAGGGCCATGGAGCTGACGAGGGCGAGCTGGAGCTGGGGGAGGCGCTGGCGGACGAGCCGGTAGGCGGCGACGACGCCGAGGGGGTCCTTCCACTTGTCGAAGCGGCTGACCTGGGTGACGAGGGGTTGGTCGAGCCGGACACCAATCCACTCGAGGATGTGGCGGGCGAGCTCCTGGGGGAGGGCGAGATTCTTGGGGCTGAGCGGATCGATGGCGGGCGGGAGGATGGCGATGCGGCGGATGGGGAAGCGAGGGGGGATGAAGTTCTCGAGGGTGAAGACGGCGGCGTCGTAGGCGGCGAGGTAGGGGGTGAGGAAGTCCCAGATGGCGGGATTGGGGTGGGAGGTGTCGATGTGGCAGCGCCAGATCCACCGTGCGCCGCGGTGGCGGGCGAGCCCGGCGATGGCGGCGGGCTGGGGGTCGTGGACGATGACGAAGTCATAGCCCTCGGCGAGGTGGGGGGCGTTGAGCTGGGCGTTGCCGAGGTAGAGGGCCTTCTCGGTCTCGGAGAGGTCGCCGGGAGCACCCTGCAGGCCGTTGTGGAGCCGCTTGGTGATTTGGAAGAAGGCGTCATCGCCGCGGATGATCTTCCACTCGGCCTCGAGCCCGAGATCCCTCAAGAGGGGGACGCAGGAGCGGAGGATCTCCGAGACGCCGCCGCCGTAGGAGGTGGCGTTGAGGTGGAGGATGCGAGCGCCGCGGAGACGTTGGGAGACGCGGACGAGCTCCTCGAGCTGTGCCTCGGGGGCGACGCCCCGGTACGCATCGAGGGACCTGTCACCAATGTCGACGACGTCGAGCACGAGGGGCCTCCAGCCACGGGAGAAAGGTGACGATGGCGGCGAGGGGAGGCGGGAGGGCGGAGCCTGACGGGAGGGGCGGGGAGCGATGAGGTGAGCGCCTCCCGGGACGCGTGCATCCGATGGAGGACGGAGCGGCGAGGGAGCGCATTGCGGAGGAGGGAGGGGCTCCCTACGGTGGGAGCGGGATGCTTTCAGGAGGACGCATGCGCCGTGCCCTGCTCATCACGATAGGAGTGGTCGTTTCCCTGCTGGCCTGCCGGACGACGCAGCCCCCGGGAACGGAGAACGCGATGCCGATCCAGGATCCAGCGCAGAAGGAGGACTCGCAGCTGGTCCCGGCGGAGCCTCCGGGGCCCTCGGGTCCGCTCAACGTGCCGACGAACACGGACGGAGGAATGCCTCCGTAATCTCCAGGCTGTAGCCCCGTTCCAACAGGACCCCCTCCGTAGACCCCCTCCCTCGCCCTCCGGGAGAGGGGCCGGGGGTGAGGGTATCGAGAGCCCCGGGTCGAGCCCGCGTGAACGCCGCGCGAGGCCCCCACGGAGACGGTGACAGGCGCGAGCGGCTGGCGCACAGTGGCGCCGTCGATGCGGGGACGTTCATCCCAACACAGAGCAGGAACGAGAGCCCGAGGTGCGGCACGGGTGGCCCTGATGGGGACACTGTGGCTGGCACTGGGGCCGGGGTGCGCCCGGAGGGCGCCCGAGGGAGCGCGAGTGGAGACGACAGTCTACGTGGCACGCCGTATCCGGACGTTGGACGAGCGGAAGCCGGAGGCGCAGGCACTGGCGGTGCGGCGGGGCCGGCTGGTGGCGGTGGGGACGAAGGCCGAGGTGTTGAAGGCGGCGGGCGAGGGGGCGCGGGTCGTCGACTACGGCGACGCGGTGATGGTGCCGGGGCTGGTGGACGCGCACGCGCACATCGGGGGGTTGGGCAGGAGCCTGACGGTGGCGAGGCTCGAGGGCGCGCGCTCGGTGGACGAGGTGGTGCGGCGCCTGGCGGAGGCACCCGCGACGAGCTTCCAGGGCGACTGGCTGATCGGAAAGGGCTGGGACCAGAACGGGTGGCCGGGCCAGCAGTTCCCCGGGCGGAGCGAGCTGGACGCGCGCTTCCCCCGGACGCCGGTGTACCTGACGCGGGTGGACCACCACGCGGCGTGGGTGAACGGGGAGGCGCTGAAGCGGGCGGGAATCTCGCGCGGGACGCCGGACCCGGCGGGAGGGAGGATCCTCCGGGACGCGAAGGGGGAGCCGACGGGCGTGCTGGTGGACAACGCGATGGACCTGGTGGCGAAGGTGGTGGCGCCGCCGACGGACGAGCAGCTGGAGGCGAGACTCACGGCGGCGCTGGAGCGCTGCGCGCAGGTGGGGCTGACGGGGGTGCACGACGCGGGGATGGACCTGCGGACGTTCCGGAAGCTGCAGGCGTGGGACATGGCGGGGCGGCTGCCGGTGCGGGTGTACGCGATGGCGGACGGGCAGGGGGAGGACCGGCACACGTACCTGGAGTTGGGGACGTACGGGGGACGGCTGCTGGAGATGAAGTCGGTGAAGTTCCTGCTGGATGGGGCGCTGGGCTCGCGAGGGGCGGCGCTGCACGAGGCCTACAGTGACGCGCCGGGGGAGACGGGGCTGTTGCTGATGGAGCCGGAGGAGCTGGCGAGGAGGACGTGGGCCTTCATGGAGCGGGGCTTCCAGGTGTGCGTGCACGCGATTGGAGACCGGGCGAACACGCTGGTGGTGGACACGCTGATTCGAGCGTCGGCGGCGACGGGGACGAAGCCGCTGCGGCACCGGGTGGAGCACGCGCAGATATTGAGGCCAGAGGACATCCGGAAGTTGGGAGAGGCGGGGCTGGTGGCGAGCGTGCAGCCGACGCACGGGACGAGCGACATGGGGTGGGCGGAGGCGAGGCTGGGGGCGGAGCGGCTGAAGGGGGCGTACGCGTGGAAGAGCCTGAAGGAGGCGGGGGCGGTGTTGGCGTTGGGGAGCGACTTCCCCATCGAGAACCCGGACGTGCTGGCGGGGCTGTACGCGGCGAGGACGCGTCAGGACGCGGCGGGGAAGCCGGAGGGCGGGTGGCAGCCCCAGGAGCGCCTGACGGGACAGGAGGCGCTGGAGGGCTTCACGGTGGGGCCGGCGTGGGCGTCGTTCGCGGAAGCGCGGAGGGGGAGGCTGGTGGAGGGGATGGACGCGGACTTCACGGTGCTGTCGGTGGACCCGGTGTCGGACGAGGCAAAGCAACTGGTGGACGCGAAGGTAGTGGCCACGGTGGTGGACGGCCGCGAGGTGCACCGCTGACCGGAGCCCCGCACTGTCCCCACACTCCGCCCAATATCCCCTCGCCCTCCGGGAGAGGGACGGGGTGAGGGTGCCACGCGCCCCGGGTTCCCCCCTGAGCCCCTACCCGAACAACCGTGAGCGAGCGGTCTCGGCGATGGCGACGACGGCGGGATGCCGGAGCCGACGCTCGACGGAGATGGCATAGAAACAGGTCTCGATGTCATCGGTGCGGCCGATGACGGAGACGTTGAACTGGCGGGAGACCTCGTTCTCGATGACGGAGGGGACGGCGAAGACGCCGTGGCCGCGCTGGCCGAAGGCCTTGAGCAGGGCGCTGTCGTCGAAGTCGCCGACGACGAGGGGGTGGACGCCCTGGGAGTCGAACCAGAGCTCGAGCGAGCGGCGGACGGAGGAGGAGTCCGAGGGCAGGAGCATGGGGGCGGCGTCGAGGGAGCGGGGAAAGCCCTTGGCGAGGTGGGCGAGTTTGGGAGCGGCGAAGAAGGAGACGCCGCATTTGCCGAGCAGGTGGTTGAAGGCGCGGATGCTGACGGGCTCGGAGGAGGGGGCGTCGGCGATGACGGCGTCGAGCTCGTGGAGGGCGAGGGAGGCGAGGAGCTGGGGGAGGGGGCCTTCGCGGCAGGTGATGTGGATGTCGGGGGAGACGTCGAAGGCGGGCTGGAGGAGGCGCTCGGCGACGAGCTTGGGGACGACATCGGTGACGCCGACGGCGAAGCGGAGGTGTTGGCCGGAGGGGAGGCCGTTGACGACGTTCTTGAGCTCGTTGCCGAGGCGGAAGATGTCATCGGCGTAGCGCAGGACGGTGCGGCCGACGTCGGTGAGGACGAGGCGGCGGCCCTGCCGCTCGAGGAGCTTGTGGCCGAGCGACTCCTCGAGGAGTTTGAGCTGGGCGCTGATGGTGGGCTGGGCGAGGCGGAGTTCCTGGCTGGCCTTGGCGATGGAGCCGGCGCGGGCGACGGTCCAGAAGTAGAGGAGGTGGTGGTAGTTGAGCCAGCTCACGCGAGGGGCCTCCGGGGAGAGGGCAGGGATTTAACGGGGAAACACACGGATGGTGTGGGAGAGGACGGAGGAAGGGAGGCCGAGCGTGCGAGCGGAGGGGGGAAGGGGGAGAAGTGGAGGGGAGTTGAAGAACCAGCTTGACGGGAGGGCCGAGTCCCCGTAAATCGCCGTTACTTCAAGCGGTTGAGCAGAACGCCCAGGTAGCTCAGTCGGTAGAGCAGGGGACTGAAAATCCCCGTGTCGGTGGTTCGATTCCGCCCCTGGGCACTTCCAACAAGTCGCGCAGTACACCGAGGCCGATACGTACCCCGTATCGGCCTTTCGTGTTTGACGGTGCCCGTCGCTCCGTACGGGCGGTGCAGAGGACCCATTCCGATGGGTTGGAGTGCTGTGTCGCCTGTAAGAAGGGGATGGAAGTGTCGCTGGTCGGCTGCCTGTTGGGCGCACAGGTCGTTAGTACGACCCGGTCACTTCCCCTGGAGCACTGCGGAACCTCGAGGAGAAATCCTCCTCGGGGAGCGGCCAAACTGACCGAGTAGTAGTGCCTACCGAAACAAGCTCTTGGTTCCGCGCGCTTCCCGGCATGCGAGTAGTGCCGAAGGAGTGTTTCGTCGAGATACGCTGTGCAAAAAGCACTGAGCGAAGCGGATTATCGAGCCCACGTTTGAAGTCACCCCGAATGGGAGACTTTTTAAGTCATTCCATGTCTTCTCCGCATCCTGGACATTGCTCCAACTTGGCTGGGGCAATCGAGCCACCTAGCTTGCGTGGAGGTCCGGATGAGTGCTGGGGGGGCGAGCGGCAGCTTTTGTCTGAGGAAATGTTCTTCAAGCATGTTGATCAAGTCTTGACGGCAAACCGACGTGCTCCGCTCGGGCCCGGGGGCCCACAGCACAGGTCAATCCGAGTGAATCCTGGAGAGCGAGTCCTGCAGATTCTGGCTGGGCCAGGTTCGGGCAAGACGGAGATGCTCGTCTGGCGGGTTCTTTTCGAGTTGTTGGTGCGAGGCGTTCAGAGCGAGCGCCTCCTTGTAACGACATTCACTAACAAAGCTGCCACCGAATTAGGGATCCGCCTCGTAGAGCGCTGTGACCAGATTCTGGGCAGTGTGCGGTCTTCCCATGGGTCTGTGGATGATCCGCATGTTCACGATGTGCGGATTGGCACAATTCATAGCCTGTGTGATGCGCTGCTAGCCGAGTTCGACACGAACTATATGGAGGCAGGCACTGAAGTCATCGATGAAATCGAGACTCGTGTGCGGATTGCTAGGGATCGGTATTTTGCATTCCGGGAAGATCCAAGGAATCCGAATGCGGTCG
The sequence above is drawn from the Archangium gephyra genome and encodes:
- the nhaR gene encoding transcriptional activator NhaR; the encoded protein is MSWLNYHHLLYFWTVARAGSIAKASQELRLAQPTISAQLKLLEESLGHKLLERQGRRLVLTDVGRTVLRYADDIFRLGNELKNVVNGLPSGQHLRFAVGVTDVVPKLVAERLLQPAFDVSPDIHITCREGPLPQLLASLALHELDAVIADAPSSEPVSIRAFNHLLGKCGVSFFAAPKLAHLAKGFPRSLDAAPMLLPSDSSSVRRSLELWFDSQGVHPLVVGDFDDSALLKAFGQRGHGVFAVPSVIENEVSRQFNVSVIGRTDDIETCFYAISVERRLRHPAVVAIAETARSRLFG
- a CDS encoding cyanophycinase, which translates into the protein MLRIQPNPDAVVSLSVETQKPERGGHLLLIGGGFKPLEVLKRFVALSGGGEKPVVVFPMASEKSRPTGVELKKQLEEAGAKHVHVVHIDERRDALKPEVVEAVTRAGGVFFSGGDQNRISQRLVDTPVLNALRELMARGGVVAGTSAGAACQSEVMFVGEGDETVLRASNIVTTRGIGLLPGTIVDSHFMARKRQGRLVNLVAEHPELLGVGIDEATAAWVKPDGTLEVVGEGWVVLYDATMARVKRTADHRMSVSGLVQHVLMDGQCFNLQQRTLAEAEEELPLPAVSR
- a CDS encoding glycosyltransferase, whose protein sequence is MLDVVDIGDRSLDAYRGVAPEAQLEELVRVSQRLRGARILHLNATSYGGGVSEILRSCVPLLRDLGLEAEWKIIRGDDAFFQITKRLHNGLQGAPGDLSETEKALYLGNAQLNAPHLAEGYDFVIVHDPQPAAIAGLARHRGARWIWRCHIDTSHPNPAIWDFLTPYLAAYDAAVFTLENFIPPRFPIRRIAILPPAIDPLSPKNLALPQELARHILEWIGVRLDQPLVTQVSRFDKWKDPLGVVAAYRLVRQRLPQLQLALVSSMALDDPEAWDIYEKVRAETAGDPLIHVFTNLVGVGNVEVNAFQSLSDVVIQKSLREGFGLVVSEALWKGTPVVAGRVGGIPMQMPPGTGGILVDSVEECAESLLHLLRHPQAARLLGESGRERVRHHFLMPRLLLDELLLLERLSGEQSREDPHPSPLPEGAATVG
- a CDS encoding amidohydrolase, whose amino-acid sequence is MRGRSSQHRAGTRARGAARVALMGTLWLALGPGCARRAPEGARVETTVYVARRIRTLDERKPEAQALAVRRGRLVAVGTKAEVLKAAGEGARVVDYGDAVMVPGLVDAHAHIGGLGRSLTVARLEGARSVDEVVRRLAEAPATSFQGDWLIGKGWDQNGWPGQQFPGRSELDARFPRTPVYLTRVDHHAAWVNGEALKRAGISRGTPDPAGGRILRDAKGEPTGVLVDNAMDLVAKVVAPPTDEQLEARLTAALERCAQVGLTGVHDAGMDLRTFRKLQAWDMAGRLPVRVYAMADGQGEDRHTYLELGTYGGRLLEMKSVKFLLDGALGSRGAALHEAYSDAPGETGLLLMEPEELARRTWAFMERGFQVCVHAIGDRANTLVVDTLIRASAATGTKPLRHRVEHAQILRPEDIRKLGEAGLVASVQPTHGTSDMGWAEARLGAERLKGAYAWKSLKEAGAVLALGSDFPIENPDVLAGLYAARTRQDAAGKPEGGWQPQERLTGQEALEGFTVGPAWASFAEARRGRLVEGMDADFTVLSVDPVSDEAKQLVDAKVVATVVDGREVHR